Below is a genomic region from Desulfobacter sp..
AGCGTTTTTGCCTTAGCGGCAAGGCTGGCAATTTATTGAAAACAGCCTTGAAAAAATTGATGGATTTTATTTTTTAAAATCTGGTATGATCACAGCTTTTATAAGTGTAAGGATAAATCAATAGTGAATTTGAATATTGTATTATTGGAACCGGAAATCCCTCAGAACACGGGAAATATCGGCAGAACCTGTAATGCCATGGGCGCATCTTTACATTTGATCGAACCCTTGGGGTTTTCCATAGAAGATAAATACCTGCGGCGTGCTGGACTTGATTATTGGAAAAATCTAAAGGTTAAAACCTATACCAATTTCAAAGAGTATCTTGCCCGGAACCCCCAGGGTCAAAAAGTATTTCTTTCAAAAAAAGCAAGTGTTCAATGTGATCTTTTTCCTTATTCCGATCATGTCCACCTGATCTTTGGAAAAGAATCCAAAGGCCTGCCTGAAAAACTGCTCCTTGAAAACAAGGATGCCTGCGTAAGGGTGCCCATGTTTTGTGAGGCCAGATCTTTTAATCTGGCCAACACCGTTGCAATTCTCAGTTATGAGGTCATGCGCCAGCACAAGTTTGCAGGGCTTAAGATTGAGGGAATTCTTTAGGCCGGACACGCAATTTTGTTCAACCTTTGGCCCAGGGCTTATCCCCCCAAAAAACATTTCATTTTTTTTATTATTCAGCCACAAATTCTGTTTACATTCACCCGGTATCTGATGTATAAACAAAATACTGATATCTGATATATCACACATCAGATATTGTTTCGATTACCATCAGTTCCCCCGAGGGCCTGATTGAAAACGCAACAGGACTTTCGGGGAAAGAAAACAATGAGAGCAAAGGGAGAATACCCATGAAAATGACCACTGAAGAAGCCTTTGTAAAAGTGCTCCAAATGCATGGCATTGACAATGCCTTCGGGATAATCGGATCTGCCATGATGCCGATTTCAGACCTGTTTCCCAAAGCCGGGATCACCTTCTGGGACTGCGGACATGAAGGCAATGCCGGAATGATGGCTGACGGATTTACCCGGGCATCCGGTAAAATGTCCATGATGGTTGCCCAAAACGGACCTGGGATCACCAACTTTGTAACCCCTGTTAAAACCGCTTATTGGAATCATACCCCGCTTTTATTGGTCACCCCCCAGGCCGCCAACATGACCATGGGCCAGGGCGGATTCCAGGAAGTCCCCCAGATGGCCATTTTTGAAGATATGGTGGCCTATCAGGAAGAGGTGCTCCACCCTTCCAGAATCGCAGAAGTTCTCAACCGGGTGATCCTCCAGGCCAAAAGAGCATCAGCCCCTGCCCAGATCAACGTCCCCCGAGACTTCTGGACCCAGGTCATTGATATTGACATGCCGGCCGTGGTTGAATTTGAACGGCCTGCAGGGGGGGAGAACGCCCTTTCAAAGGCAGCCGAACTTCTGAGCCAGGCAAAATTTCCTGTGATCCTCAACGGCGGCGGTGTGGTGATCGGCAACGCCATTGAAGAGTCCATGGCCCTGGCAGAACAACTGGATGCCCCGGTATGTTGCGGCTACCAGCACAATGACGCCTTTCCCGGAAGCCATCCGCTTTACACCGGCACCCTGGGTTACAACGGGTCCAAAGCCGGCATGGAACTCATTGCCCGGGCGGATGTGGTTTTGGCACTGGGCACCCGGCTCAATCCCTTTTCCACCCTGCCCGGCTACGGCATTGACTATTGGCCCACCAATGCCGCCGTTATCCAGATTGATATCAACCCGGACCGCATCGGTCTGACCAAACCTGTGACCGTGGGTATTGTGGGGGATGCTAAAAAAGTGGCCAAATCAATTCTGGCCCAATTGCCCAAAACGGCAGGGGATGCAGACCGTGAGACCCGCAAAGCCACCATTGCCCAGGTTAAATCAGATTGGGACAAGGAACTTTCCACCATGGATCATGAAGCAGATGACGCCGGCACCACATGGAACGAGCGCGCCCGCAATCAGGATCCTGAAAAAATCACCTCCCGCATGGCATGGCGCGCCATTAAAGCCGCCCTGCCTGAAAATGCCATTATCTCTTCGGACATCGGCAATTCCTGCGCCATTGGTGCGGCCTATCCCAGTTTTGAACAGGGACGCAAATACCTGGCTCCCGGCATGTTCGGCCCCTGCGGATATGGGTTTCCCGCCATCCTCGGAGCCAAAATTGCCCAGCCCGATGTTCCTGTTGTGGGATTTGCAGGGGACGGGGCATTTGGTATTTCCATGAACGAAATGACGGCCTGCGGCCGTGATGAATGGCCGGCCATTACCATGGTTGTTTTCCGCAACTATCACTGGGGTGCTGAAAAACGAAATACCACCCTCTGGTTTGACGATAATTTTGTGGGAACCGAACTTGACCGCAACGTTAACTATGCACAGATTGCAAAGGGATGCGGGGTAGAGGGAGTGCAGGCTACCTCCATGGAAGATCTGAGTGCCAAACTGTCAGCTGCGGTTAAGGCCCAGATGGAAGAAGGCAAAACCACTTTTATCGAAGTGCTGACCAATATGGAGCTTGGCGAACCCTTTCGCAGGGACGCCATGAAAAAACCTGTGGCAGTTGCCGGTATTGACAAGGCAGACATGAAACCCCAAAAAGGGGTATAAGGCTGCACAGGCGTATTCAATATGTATAAATAGGGTCCGGCAATCACCGCCAGTGTTGCCGGGCCCTTTACACGTTAACCACAAAAGGTTAGAATCCTATGATTAAAAGGGGGGCCCCATGGAAAATCAATTCAATTGGCTGGATTACGATTCAGACGAAATAATAGCAGCGGACAGGGATGCGCTCTGGCATCACCTCAAGCCCCATAAATTTTTTGAATCCCAGGAACAGATGATCATTGTTGAAGGCAAAGGCCTGATGGTCAAAGATATCAGGGGACGCGAATATCTGGATGCCTCGTCCGGAGGCGTCTGGAGCGTGATGGTGGGCTATGGACGGGATTCCATTGCAGATGCGGTGTGTGCCCAGCTCAAAAAAATGCCCTATTTTGCAGGGGTATTCGGCAATGTGCCGGCCATCAAATTTGCCAAAAAACTACTTGAAAAACTGCCCAACCACCACAAGGTTTATTTTTCAAATTCAGGATCCGAGGCCAATGAAAAAGCCTTTAAAATTGTCCGCCAGGCCTCACGGATCAGCCCCCAGCGCAAAGGTAAATACAAAATCATGTACAGGGACCGGGATTACCACGGCACGACCATCGGCGCCATGAGCGCCACGGGCCAGGCCCAGAGGAAACAGGATTTTGGCCCCTTTGTAGAAGGGTTTGTGGAATTTCCCCATTGCTGCTGCTATCGCTGTCCCTATGATAAAACCTATGGATCATGCAAAATTGAATGCGCAACAAAGGTGGAAGATATCATCCTGGCCCAGGGGACCGACACCATCGGCGGCATGATTGTAGAGCCCATAACCGCCGGCGGCGGCATTCTCAAACCTGTGCCCGAGTATTATCCCATTCTCCAGAAAATATGCCGAAAATACGATATCTGGATGATCATGGATGAGGTGGTCTGCGGTTTCGGCAGGACCGGAAAATTCTGGGGTCACGAACACTATGATGTGGACCCGGATATCATTACCATGGCCAAGGGCCTTGCCTCTTCCTATGAACCCCTGTCAGCCACGGTTGTCAAACAAAAGGTCTATGATGTTTTTTTAAACGATCCGTCAAATCCAGAGACCCGGCTCAACTATTTTCGGGACATTTCCACCTATGGAGGATGTACCTCTGCCATGACCGCGGCTCTTGAAAGCACCCGGATCATTGAAGATGAAAACCTTGTTGAAAATTCAGTTAAAATGGGAGCCTATCTGCTGGCAAAATTATCGGCCCTGAAAAAATATGATGTGGTGGGAGATGTCAGGGGGCAAGGACTTTTTGCAGGCATTGAATTTGTTAAAGACAAAGAGACCAAAACTCCGGTCACCGAAGCCCAGATGGCCAATTTAATGGGCAATGTACTTGCCCAAAACGTGATTGTGGGCCGGACCAACTCAAGCTTTAACGGTCTCAATAATATCATGAATTTCGCCCCCTGCCTGATCATTACCCAAGACCAGGTGGATACCATTGTAGCGGCGGTTGAAAAAGCCATCCAGAAGACATTTACATGACAAAACCAATGATCGTAAGGTGAAATAACAACCAAAGGAGGCACAAGATGCGAGTCGGAATCTTAAAAGAAATCAAAGTATTGGAAAAAAGAGTCTGCATGACCCCGGCAGGCGTGGTGGCCATGAAACAGAACGGGCACGATGTCCTGGTTGAAAAAGAGGCCGGCATGGGTGCGGGGTTTCCCGATTCAGAATACCTTGCCGCAGGTGCCCTCATTGC
It encodes:
- a CDS encoding tRNA (cytidine(34)-2'-O)-methyltransferase encodes the protein MVNLNIVLLEPEIPQNTGNIGRTCNAMGASLHLIEPLGFSIEDKYLRRAGLDYWKNLKVKTYTNFKEYLARNPQGQKVFLSKKASVQCDLFPYSDHVHLIFGKESKGLPEKLLLENKDACVRVPMFCEARSFNLANTVAILSYEVMRQHKFAGLKIEGIL
- the xsc gene encoding sulfoacetaldehyde acetyltransferase, giving the protein MKMTTEEAFVKVLQMHGIDNAFGIIGSAMMPISDLFPKAGITFWDCGHEGNAGMMADGFTRASGKMSMMVAQNGPGITNFVTPVKTAYWNHTPLLLVTPQAANMTMGQGGFQEVPQMAIFEDMVAYQEEVLHPSRIAEVLNRVILQAKRASAPAQINVPRDFWTQVIDIDMPAVVEFERPAGGENALSKAAELLSQAKFPVILNGGGVVIGNAIEESMALAEQLDAPVCCGYQHNDAFPGSHPLYTGTLGYNGSKAGMELIARADVVLALGTRLNPFSTLPGYGIDYWPTNAAVIQIDINPDRIGLTKPVTVGIVGDAKKVAKSILAQLPKTAGDADRETRKATIAQVKSDWDKELSTMDHEADDAGTTWNERARNQDPEKITSRMAWRAIKAALPENAIISSDIGNSCAIGAAYPSFEQGRKYLAPGMFGPCGYGFPAILGAKIAQPDVPVVGFAGDGAFGISMNEMTACGRDEWPAITMVVFRNYHWGAEKRNTTLWFDDNFVGTELDRNVNYAQIAKGCGVEGVQATSMEDLSAKLSAAVKAQMEEGKTTFIEVLTNMELGEPFRRDAMKKPVAVAGIDKADMKPQKGV
- a CDS encoding aminotransferase class III-fold pyridoxal phosphate-dependent enzyme → MENQFNWLDYDSDEIIAADRDALWHHLKPHKFFESQEQMIIVEGKGLMVKDIRGREYLDASSGGVWSVMVGYGRDSIADAVCAQLKKMPYFAGVFGNVPAIKFAKKLLEKLPNHHKVYFSNSGSEANEKAFKIVRQASRISPQRKGKYKIMYRDRDYHGTTIGAMSATGQAQRKQDFGPFVEGFVEFPHCCCYRCPYDKTYGSCKIECATKVEDIILAQGTDTIGGMIVEPITAGGGILKPVPEYYPILQKICRKYDIWMIMDEVVCGFGRTGKFWGHEHYDVDPDIITMAKGLASSYEPLSATVVKQKVYDVFLNDPSNPETRLNYFRDISTYGGCTSAMTAALESTRIIEDENLVENSVKMGAYLLAKLSALKKYDVVGDVRGQGLFAGIEFVKDKETKTPVTEAQMANLMGNVLAQNVIVGRTNSSFNGLNNIMNFAPCLIITQDQVDTIVAAVEKAIQKTFT